ATACCGAATGCAGCGAAGAGGGGCGCAGTATTCGATGTTGCTCAAGCCGGACGGGGGGATCATTGATGACATCTATATCTATAAAAAGGGAGTTGATCGCTTCCTGTTGATCGTGAACTCCGCCAACAGTGAGAAAGATTTCCGATGGTTGAGACAAAACCTTCCCGCTGATTCCCAATTTATCCTTCAGAATGTTACGGCGGAGACGGCGCTCGTGGCCTTACAGGGACCCAAATCCTGGGAGGTCCTCGGTCGAATTCTACCCGAGGGTACAGACGAAATTTCTCTTCGAAAGTTTGTTGAAGCCGAAACGCTTCCTGCCCCTGAGGCAAAGATACTGATTGCACGGACCGGATATACAGGTGAGAAAGGCTACGAACTGGTCATTCCGGGTGATGTTGCCGCAAAGGTCTGGAATGCCTTGATGGAGGCTGGGAAGGGCGCAGGCATCCTGCCGGTTGGTTTGGGCGCGCGCGATACCCTTCGGCTTGAAATGGCCTATCCCTTGTATGGAAATGATATTGATGAGACAACGATGCCGCTTCAGGCCGGGCTTGAACGCTTCATCGATTTTGAAAAGGATTTTGTGGGTAAAGAAGCCTTGCTTCAGGAGAAAGAGAAAGGATTGGGTCGAAAATTGATCTGTTTTGAACTCTTGGTGGGCGGAATTCCCCGGTCGGGACAATTAATTTATTCCGATCAGAAAGAAGTGGGAAAGGTCACCTCGGGTAATTACTCGCCCTCAATGAGAAAGGGGATCGGCATGGGATATGTCGACCTTCCTTTTTGTGACGAGGGGGGAGAACTTTTGATTGATATTCGGGGAAAGGTGGCCCCGGCCGTGATTGTGAAGAAACCGTTTTATAAAAAGAAAAGGTAAGAAACCCCAATGGAGTACATCCCAAAAACCGCGAAAGAGGAAGAGGAGATGCTTGCAGAGATCGGAGTCTCTTCCTTTGAAGATTTACTGAATATTCCTGCGTCACTCCGGCTCAACCGGCCCTTGAATCTACCCCTGTCGCTTTCTCAGCCCACGCTCAGGCGAAAGATGTTGGACCTCAGCCGGAAGAATGCCGAGACGACTTCAAACCTCTCTTTCCTTGGAGGAGGGAGCTACGATCATTATGTCCCGAGCACCGTAGACCATGTCCTTCGTCGCTCCGAATTCTACACGGCCTACACCCCTTACCAGGCAGAGATGAGCCAGGGACTCCTTCAGACGATTTATGAATATCAGACGATGATCTGTCAGTTGACCGGTATGGAAGTCGCGTGTGCGTCAGTCTATGATGGTGCTTCGGCCCTGGCGGAGGGGGCCTTGATGGCGATCCGGAGGACGAAGCGGAAAAAGGTGTTGATTTCGCAGACGGTCCATCCTCATTACCGCCAGGTGGTCGCGACCTACCTCTCCGGCCTGGAGGGGGTTGAACTGAAAGAGATTCCGTTTCATGAGGGAAGGGTCTCTCTGCAAGTGCTTGAAGATTCAATAGATGACAGCGTGGCGGCCGTTTTGATTCAGCATCCTAATTTCTTCGGGCAGTTGGAAGAGATGGAGGCCATCGCGCAATGGGTTCATGCCGAGGGAGGACTCCTGGTCATGGCGGTCGATCCGATCTCTCTCGGTATTCTAAAGACTCCGGGTGAATATCAGGCGGATATCGCGGTTGGGGAAGGGCAGGCCCTGGGGAATACAATCAGCTACGGTGGTCCCTATGTCGGTTTTTTCTCAACGCGGCGGGAGATGATCCGTCAGATGCCGGGACGTGTTGTCGGCGCGACAATGGATGCCGAAGGACGGTCGGGATTTTGTCTGACCTTGCAGACACGTGAACAACATATCCGCCGGGAACGGGCTACTTCAAATATCTGCACAAATCAGGCCTTAAATGCATTGGCTTCGGCTGTTTATATGGCGACGGTAGGGAAGGCGGGCCTTCGTGAAGTGGCCCTCCTTTGTCTGGCAAAGTCCCATGCGGCCCATGAGAAGATTAAAGAAATTCCTGGGGTTGATGCCCCTTTCTCCGGGTCATTTTTTAAAGAATTTGTATTCCGTCTGCCATTTCCGGTTGCTAATTTTTTAGAGGACCTTTCCCGTGATGGACTCTTTGCCGGGATTGACCTGGGGGCGTATTATCCTGAATTAGAGAACCATCTTTTGATTTGTGTGACCGAACAGCACGAGTCAGAAGAGATCGACCAGCTTGTGGAAAAGATACAAGCGGCTTCTTAGACAATTCGGAACGATGGTCGATGCGGAACAAGTTGCCAATATGAAAGAGACTGAAGTCGCTGAATGGGTTCCCGGTATTTCCGAAGCGCGACTTCTGGGCCATCTCAAGAAGCTGGTGGGAACGAGACACCCCACGGAAGCGCCGAAAGCGCTTCAAGCGGCTGCCGATTATATCCTGAGCTGGATGAAACAGCTTGGTCTTGATCCGATCGAAGAATACTTTGGAGGAGATGAGGGAAAGGCGTATGTGAATTTGATTGGCAGCCAGTCCGGGAGCCGTGCCGACCAGGAGGTTCTTGATGTGGGGGCGCATTATGATACGGTCGTTGAGACAGATGGCGCGGATGACAATGCGAGTGGTTTGGCGGTCCTTCTGGAGGTGGCGCGGATTCTTTCGCCCATGCGGGGGAGACGGACGCTCCAGTTCGTTGCATTTTCAATGGAAGAGACGGGGTTTCTTGGAAGTCGGCATTATGTCAGAGAGATCCGCAAAAACAAGCTTCCACTGTGGGGAGAAATTGTCCTGGAGTGTGTCGGTTACACTGACCGCCGGCCGGGATCACAACGGACCCCTGCGGGTTTTCCCTTTTCTCTCCCGTATCAGGGAGATTTTATCGGTCTCGTTGGAAATGAAAGGGCGGCACAGATCAAGGAAGCCTTTGAGTCGGCTGCAGTATGCTACAGTCCTTCTCTTCCCGTGATCTCTTTGCTGGTTCCTGGGAATGGGGCACTTTTCCTAGATGCAAGGCGGTCGGATCATGTCCCGTTCTGGGATCAGGGATATCGGGCGGTGATGCTGACAGATATCGCTGATTTCAGAAATCCACACTATCATCAAAAGAGTGACTGCCTGGAGACACTGGATCTTTCCTTTATCGCAGCGATCGCACGGACCCTGGCTGCGGCGGTGATTGATCTTGCGGGTTTGGGCCTTCCCACGGAATCATCCCGATGAAGAAGGAGATCTACCGAGGCGACGCGATCCGGCTTTTTGTTGAAACGGTTGATCTCCCGAACGGCTTAACCATTGAATTGGATATTGTCCGTCATCCGGGCGCCTCAGCCGTCGTTCCGCTCCGTGAAGACGGTGTTGTGATCCTGATCCGTCAATTCAGATATGCGGCGGGGGGGTATCTCTATGAAATACCGGCGGGGAAACTTTCAGCAGGAGAATCGCCTGAAACCTGTGCGAGACGCGAGGTTGAAGAAGAGATTGGTTACCGTGTTGCCCATCTGGAAAAATTGACGACAATTTTTACTGCCCCGGGATTTTGCGATGAACAGATTCATCTTTATCTGGGGACAGGCTTGAGTCTTTGTCCCCAAAGGCTTGAAGAGGATGAGGTGATTGAAATCGTTGAGATGCCTTTTCCTGAGGTGATGCAAAAGATTGAAGACCAGACAATCCGGGACGCGAAGAGTCTGGTGGCCCTTCAGATGGCCTACGGACGTGTGAGACGATAGGAGAGAGTGTATGGCGGAGAGGCTTATTTTTGAAAAGAGCGTGGAAGGGAGGCGGGCCGTGACCTTTCCAACTGAAGCGCTCGAAGGGTTTTCGGTCGATCAGGTTCTCCCGAAGGAATTTCAGCGGGAGATCCCTCTTCCCTTGCCAGAGGTCAGTGAGAATGAGCTTATGCGCCATTATACCCGCCTCTCTCAGGACAATTACGGGGTGGATACCGGGTTTTATCCGCTGGGGTCCTGTACCATGAAATACAATCCCAAGATTAATGAAGACGTGGCGCGATTTCCCGGATTCAGCCAGGTGCACCCCCTCCAGCCGAGGGAAGCGTCTCAAGGGGCCCTGGAACTGATCTATGAACTGGAACAGATGCTGGCCGAGATCTCCGGCATGGCGGGTATTTCCCTCCAACCTGCGGCGGGCGCTCAGGGAGAACTTACCGGCATGCTGATTACGCGGGCCTATCATCAGCAGCAAGGCCGGATACGGAAAAAAGTAGTGATTCCCGATTCGGCCCATGGGACGAATCCGGCCAGCGCCCATCTCGCCGGATTTACAGTTCAGACGGTCCGGTCCAACCGCAATGGCCTTCTCGATGTTGATGACCTGGCCAAGGTGGTCGATGAAGATACGGCCGCGCTGATGCTGACTAATCCCAATACGCTCGGACTGTTTGAACGACAGATCGAAGAAATCGTCCGAATTGTCCATGATGCCGGCGCGCTGATGTACCTCGACGGGGCGAATCTGAACGCCCTCCTCGGTCTGACACGCCCGGGGGATATGGGCTTTGATCTCGTCCACTTTAATCTCCACAAAACATTTTCAACCCCTCATGGGGGTGGGGGGCCGGGCGCAGGACCGGTGGGCGTTGCGGCCGCCCTGATTCCTTATCTGCCCTTCCCGGTCATTCAAAAGAAAGAGGAAGGCTACCTTCTTGAATCAGATCGTCCTCAGTCAATCGGCCGCGTCCACGGCTTTTACGGAAACTTTGGAATCCTGGTCCGTGCCTACACCTATATCCGTCGGCTGGGTGCGGTCGGTTTATCTGCCGTGAGCCGGAATGCAATCCTCAATGCCAACTATCTAAAAAAGAAACTGGAAGGAGACTATCCCGTTCCGATGAACCGTTCCTGTATGCATGAGTTTATTATCTCTGCCAAGGTCTTTCGAGAGAAAGGCATCCATGCCTGGGATATTGGAAAACGCTTGATTGACTATGGATTTTATCCGCCGACTGTGAACTTCCCCCTCATTGTGCCGGAGGCCCTGATGATCGAGCCGACAGAGTGCGAGTCGCGCGAGACGCTCGATGCCTTTGTTGCCGCGATGCTTGAGATTCGTAAAGAGATCGATCAGACACCGGAGAAACTTCTGGAAGCGCCCCATCACCGTACAGTGGGTCGCATGAACGAGGTCCAGGCGGCAAAACAGCTCAATGTTCGATATGAATCGGAGAACAATGCAGTCACATGATGTTTTAATTGTCGGGGCCGGATTGGCTGGAATGCGGGCTGCGGTGGCCATTCCTTCCCATCTTAATGTCGGTATTATTTCAAAGGTCCATCCGGTACGGAGCCATTCCGTTGCGGCCGAGGGAGGAATCAATGCGGCGGTCAAATCTGAAGACTCCTGGGAGTCGCATATGTATGACACCGTCAAGGGGAGCGACTGGCTGGGAGATCAGGACGGCATCGAGATCCTCTGTAAGTCTGCGCCGGGTGACATCATGGAGCTGGAGCGAATGGGAGCCCTGTTTTCGCGTGACCCGGACGGACAAATCTCTCAGCGAAATTTTGGCGGACTTGGATTTCCCCGGACCTGTTATGTCGCCGACAGAACAGGCCACGCCCTGGTGCACCTCCTTTACGAGCAGTTGACGAAACGGGCTACCCACGTTTATGAGGAATGGTATGTGACATCGCTCGTTGTCGAAGAGGGTCATTGTTGCGGAGTGGTTGCCCTCAATCTTTTGACGGGCGAACTCTCAGTGATTCGGGCCAAAGCGGTTATTCTTGCCACAGGTGGTTACGGGCGTGTCTATCTGATTTCTACAAATGGATTGATCAACACCGGCGACGGAATGTCTATGGCCTACCGGGCCGGACTTCCTCTCCAGGACATGGAGTTTGTCCAGTTTCATCCCACCACGCTAAAAGATTCCGGAATCTTAATCACCGAAGGGGCGCGCGGGGAGGGAGGATACCTTTTTAATTCCCGCGGAGAGCGTTTCATGGAAAAATACGCCCCGAACGCGATGGAGTTGGCCTGCCGGGATGTTGTTTCGCGGGCGGAATACCAGGAGATCATGGAAGGGCGGGGTGTGGATGGCTGCGTGATGCTGGATCTGAGGCACCTTGGGAAGGACAAAATTATGGAACGTCTCCCCCAAATATGGGAGCTGTCCCTGACCTACGCGGGTGTTGATCCGGTAGAAGCCCCGATACCGATCCGACCGGGTGTACACTATTCGATGGGAGGTATTCGGACCAATACCCGTTGTGAAACGCCGATGCCGGGACTCTATGCCGCCGGGGAATGTGCCTGTATCTCAATCCACGGGGCGAACCGTCTCGGTGGGAATGCGCTGATGGAGACGATTGTTTTTGGGCGCCGGGCCGGCCACTATGCAGCTGAGTATGCAGAGCGTACAAAACAGATTGATTTCTCCGCCCAGGCGCTGGAGCGGGATCGGGAACGGATTGCATCGCTGATCTCCCGTAAGGATGGCGAGCGGGTTGTCGCAATCCGGAAGGAAGTTGGGAAGATCATGATGGAACACTTCGGGATTCTCCGAAGTCGTGAGCGGATGGAGGAGGGGAAACGGAAACTTAAAGGGGTCCGTTCCCGATTGAAAAATATCTACCTACAGGATCGTGGGAAGATATTCAACCTGGAGCTGGTTGAGGCCTTACAACTCTACTCGATCATGGACCTCGCAGAAATAATCGCAGTCGGTGCCTGTTCACGGGAAGAATCGAGAGGGGCCCATTCCCGTACAGATTTTCCTGATCGCAATGATCAGGATTGGATGAAACATACCCTCGCTTATCAAAGTGATCAAGGTCCCCGCCTGGACTACGCAGCGGTGAACATCACACATATTCCCCCGACTGAGCGCTTATACTAAGCAGAATCACGTATTGCATCGGAAGATAGGGAAGATAAGGGCATTTTCTAACATTTTTACCTGCTTATGTCCTTTCCTTCCTAGTCAGATTTGGTTATAACTGTCATGTAACGAATCAGGATGCCGCCATGGAGAAAAATAGCGGCATCCTGATTCGTTACACTATCAAGGGTTTCTAACACACATTGGGAATTAAATTTTCTCCTTCCTGGGCGGGGAACTACAGTTGATATTGGTGCGGACATTCTCCACATATCAATCCTCTTTCTTGTGATTCGAAGGGCGTTATGGCAGGAATGACCTATAAGAGTTCCGGTGTCGATATTAAGGCCGGAGATCGCTTTGTCCGCGAGATTTCCCCGATGGCACGATCAACCTTCCGGCCAGAGGTCTTGACGGAGCTGGGCGGATTCTCCGGCCTCTTTGCGCTCCGTGCAAAGAGATACAAAAACCCGGTTTTGGTTTCTGGAACGGACGGTGTTGGGACAAAATTGAAGGTGGCCTTCATGGCGAACCGCCATGACACGGTTGGGATTGATCTCGTGGCAATGTGTGTCAACGACATCATTGTCTCCGGGGCAGAACCCCTTTTCTTTTTGGATTATCTGGCATGCGGGAAACTTCTTCCAAAAAAGATGCTGGCCGTTGTGAAAGGAATCTCCGAGGGATGCCGGCAGGCCGGCTGTGCGCTTCTTGGTGGAGAAACGGCTGAAATGCCGTCCTTCTACCCGAAGGGGGAATATGACCTGGCAGGATTTTCTGTCGGTGTTGTTGAAAAGAAAGAGATCATCCATGGCAAAAAGATTCGGCCGAAGGATCTCTTAATCGGACTTGCCTCCTCAGGTCTTCACAGCAACGGATATTCTTTGGTTCGGAGAGTGCTTTTTGAGAAGAAGGGGATGAAGATCCAAGATCGCTTACCGGACTTGGACGGGACCCTGGGAGAGGTGTTGTTGACCCCGACTATTATTTACGTGAAGGCCTTTCTGAAACTGAAACAGCGTATAAAAATAAAAGGGGCGGCCCATATTACCGGCGGTGGTTTAACAGGAAATATTCCGAGAGTCTTGCCGGAGGGCTGCGCCGCACTGATTAGACGGAATCAGTGGAAGGTGCCTCCCATATTTGAAATCTTAAAGAAATCGGGCCGAATCGATACGGAAAAGATGTATACTTACTTCAATATGGGAATCGGCATGGTTCTGGTTGTCTCACCGGGTGATCTTGATAAAGCACTGTCCCTTCTCAAAAGGCTTCGCCAGCAGGCATTTTTGATCGGGGAGGTTATTCGCGGCGATCAAGAGGTGCGTTATGTCTGATACCGGGTCATTCGAGGCGCTTTCTTATTCCGGGGACCAATTGGTGCTCGGGGTCCTTGCCTCGGGCCGCGGGAGTAACTTGAAGTCAATCATAGACGCGATTGAATCTGGGCGGTTAAGCGCGAAGATTGGTGTTGTGGTGAGCAACAAGAAGGAGGCCGGGGCCCTGGAATGTGCTAAGAAGCATCACATTCCAAGGCTCTATGTTGACCCCTCCAGCTATCCCGACAAAAAGGCCTATGACACCGAATTATCCCGGATACTCAAAGCCCATCAGGTTGGTCTGGTGATCCTGGCGGGTTATATGCGTTTGCTTACGGGGATGTTGATCAGTGCTTATCCTTACCGTATCATGAATGTTCATCCCAGCCTTCTCCCTGCCTTTCCGGGATTGCATGCCCAGCGGCAGGCCTTGTCACATGGTGTAAAAGTCAGCGGGTGTACGATTCATTTTGTCGATGAGGAGATGGACCATGGCCCGATTATCGCGCAAGCAGCGGTTCCCGTGAGGGAAAACGACACGGAAGATTCCTTATCCGAACGGATTCTTCGTGAGGAACATCGGCTTTTTCCTGAAGTAATTCGGTCTTTTTCCGATAGAAGTCTAGGGGTTGATGGAAGAAGAGTGTGTATTGTGCCGGACTCTTTAAATAAAGCAGAGAACTTCCCTGTAAAGGACTCTCCATGATTTGTCCTGTCTGTGGATGTCAGCAGCGGGAAGCGAACCAGTGCATACAATGTTATACGAGTATGGTGCCTGATGAGGATACGGGCGGGGGATCCGAGATTGCTTTAGAAGACCGACCGATCATGCCTCCTCCGGAGGACTCTCTCCCAGAGGAGGTCTCGCTCCCGGAAGAGGTTCCGTATGGGGAGTCTCTTCCCCGGCCTGTGGAGAAAAAAACGACCCGCCCGGAACCCTCTTCCAATCAGCTTATACCACATAAAGAAGTGGTGAAATCTAAAACTAAGCCAAAGGGGCCTGAGAAGAAGGAAATTCCTTCCAGAATCCTTCCGTCCAAACCTCAGAGAGAAGAACCCTCTCGTCAGGTTACGGCGAGACAAGAAGAGATTCGAAAAGAAAAGACACAACTAATTCTTGTGACGACGACGCAAAGGATTGAGGGAAAACGGATTACAAGCTATTTTGGTTTGATCAGTGCCGATATCGTCATCGAACTGGGTGAGACGCCTTCATCCCACTCTGAGCAGAGTGGGATGAAGGCGCATTATCGAGGAGAGTTAAAGAAGGGCATGTTGACGGTTCTTCGGGATTTGCGTGGAGAGGCGGCCTTACTCGGGGCAAATGCCGTTATCGCGACATCTTTTAATTTTCAGAAAATGGACCTTCAGGTGCTTCTTATTTCTGTAGTCGGAACCGCTGTCCATATGGAGGATAGAACATGACTTACAAGGAATATGTTGAGTTGGCCGGGGTTTACATCAGAGAGAAAAAATGGGGCAAGGCCCTGGGTTCACTCAATCAGGCCCACAAGGAATTGTCCAGTCAAGGGGGCAAGGGTGTTCCACCGCAATTTCTATCCATCTATGGATTTTGTCTGGCGATGGCGGGACGTCACACTGATAAGGGGATTCAATATTGCGAACGTGCCGTTACCTTAGAGCCGTTTCGACCGCAATCTTTTTACTACCTCGGAATTGCTTATCTGAAGGGGGCCAAAAAAAGAAAGGCGATATCCTCTTTTTATAAAGGCTTACGAATAGATGAGGACCACCCGGGCATCAAGGAGCAGTTACGGAAGCTCGGTGAACGGAGAGGGCCGCTCCTGTCCTTTCTTCCGAGGCAGAATCTCTTGAACAAGACCATTGGGAGGATGACGGTAGGAAGCAGAAACAGGGTTCTTCTGTGAGGTAAGGTTGACCCTGGATTCCTATAAACATGCACAGCGAGCGCAATCCTCGTCCCTCTGCAGGGTTCTTCAGAAGGAAAAGCTTCCTGGAAAGTTGACATTTGGGGGGGGAATAGCTTAACCTCCTTTCCTGTCTTCCTGATCCAATGGGGCTGTAGCTCAGCTGGGAGAGCGCCTGGTTCGCAATCAGGAGGTCGGGAGTTCGATCCTCCCCAGCTCCACCAAATAAATCAAGATATTAGACCCTTCATCCCTCTAACACGATCGCTGATTGTGACTGAATTGTGACAAAAAATCTCTTCCCGTCAAACATGTCTAGCTCGTCCCAGTTACGAAAGTTAAAAAACGCACTTAATATTTAGGCTGGTGAAGTTCAATTCCGTTGAAGGAAAATGCGATGCAGGAAATATTTCAATATAAAGATTATCCAATCCTGTTTGTTGATGCTGAAGCCTCGGCGCTCATTGCGTTCAAAGACCTCTTTAAGGAAGAGTTTACCGTCTATACGGCGAATACGAGTGCGGAGGCCTTGCAGTTCATTAATGACCATCCTGATCTTGCCTTGATTATAAGCGATCAAGAGATGCCTGATATGAACGGGGTTGAATTGCTTCAACGGATCGCAGAAAAACATCCTGATACTGTTCGAATGCTCATCACGGCCTACAAGGATATGGAACGGGTAAGAAAGACAATGAATGAGGGAGAGATTTATCGATATATTGCAAAGCCTTATAATGTGGATGAACTCACTCAGACCCTGATTCAAGGGATAGAGCGATATTATTTGATGAAAGAACGTGATCTTCTTTATGCAGAAAAGATGGAGACGCTTAATAAGATCGCTCGGACCCATCGCTTAACGGCCATTGGGACCCTTGCGGCCGGGATGGCGCATGAGATTAATAATCCTTTGGTGGCGATTAAAACTTTTTTACAGATGATTCCTGAAAAATATGACGAAGCAAAAAAAGACAGTGAATTCTGGGTCAAATTTTATAATGTCGCACTCGGTGAAACTCAACGGATACAACAACTGATCAGCCGTCTCCTTCACTATTCAAAAAATCCGGAAGAGGAAACGCTCGATCTACGTCGAATCGATATCAACCTGCTCATCGAAGAGACAATTACCCTCCTTGACAACGAAGCGAAAAAAAAGGGACTTAAGATCCAACGGAACCTGTCTCCAGATCTTCCCGCCTGTGTTGCAGATCATGGGAAGTTGAGACAGGTGTTCTTGAACATCATGTTGAATTCTATTCAAGGGACGGAACAAGGTCATATCCTGATTTCTACCTCTCTAGGCAAGGATGAAGTGGATCAAAATCGAGTCAATATTATCGTTGAGGATACAGGGATTGGAATATCAGAAGAAAACATCGGTAAACTATTCAAGCCTTTTTTTACAACAAAAAGAAATGAGGGGTCTGGGTTGGGTCTTATGATGTGTCTGCATATTATTGAAGAACATCGAGGGCTTATTGATGTGCAATCGGAGCTCGGAAAAGGGACAAAAGTATCGGTCCTCGTTCCTCTTGATCCGACAAGTTATAACCGAAGAAGAGGTGAGAGTCCTCCTCCACAAAACCAGTAAATCTAGAAAAAG
The DNA window shown above is from Candidatus Manganitrophaceae bacterium and carries:
- a CDS encoding phosphoribosylglycinamide formyltransferase, whose protein sequence is MSDTGSFEALSYSGDQLVLGVLASGRGSNLKSIIDAIESGRLSAKIGVVVSNKKEAGALECAKKHHIPRLYVDPSSYPDKKAYDTELSRILKAHQVGLVILAGYMRLLTGMLISAYPYRIMNVHPSLLPAFPGLHAQRQALSHGVKVSGCTIHFVDEEMDHGPIIAQAAVPVRENDTEDSLSERILREEHRLFPEVIRSFSDRSLGVDGRRVCIVPDSLNKAENFPVKDSP
- a CDS encoding FAD-binding protein, with product MQSHDVLIVGAGLAGMRAAVAIPSHLNVGIISKVHPVRSHSVAAEGGINAAVKSEDSWESHMYDTVKGSDWLGDQDGIEILCKSAPGDIMELERMGALFSRDPDGQISQRNFGGLGFPRTCYVADRTGHALVHLLYEQLTKRATHVYEEWYVTSLVVEEGHCCGVVALNLLTGELSVIRAKAVILATGGYGRVYLISTNGLINTGDGMSMAYRAGLPLQDMEFVQFHPTTLKDSGILITEGARGEGGYLFNSRGERFMEKYAPNAMELACRDVVSRAEYQEIMEGRGVDGCVMLDLRHLGKDKIMERLPQIWELSLTYAGVDPVEAPIPIRPGVHYSMGGIRTNTRCETPMPGLYAAGECACISIHGANRLGGNALMETIVFGRRAGHYAAEYAERTKQIDFSAQALERDRERIASLISRKDGERVVAIRKEVGKIMMEHFGILRSRERMEEGKRKLKGVRSRLKNIYLQDRGKIFNLELVEALQLYSIMDLAEIIAVGACSREESRGAHSRTDFPDRNDQDWMKHTLAYQSDQGPRLDYAAVNITHIPPTERLY
- a CDS encoding heavy metal-binding domain-containing protein; translated protein: MICPVCGCQQREANQCIQCYTSMVPDEDTGGGSEIALEDRPIMPPPEDSLPEEVSLPEEVPYGESLPRPVEKKTTRPEPSSNQLIPHKEVVKSKTKPKGPEKKEIPSRILPSKPQREEPSRQVTARQEEIRKEKTQLILVTTTQRIEGKRITSYFGLISADIVIELGETPSSHSEQSGMKAHYRGELKKGMLTVLRDLRGEAALLGANAVIATSFNFQKMDLQVLLISVVGTAVHMEDRT
- a CDS encoding aminomethyl-transferring glycine dehydrogenase subunit GcvPA, whose protein sequence is MEYIPKTAKEEEEMLAEIGVSSFEDLLNIPASLRLNRPLNLPLSLSQPTLRRKMLDLSRKNAETTSNLSFLGGGSYDHYVPSTVDHVLRRSEFYTAYTPYQAEMSQGLLQTIYEYQTMICQLTGMEVACASVYDGASALAEGALMAIRRTKRKKVLISQTVHPHYRQVVATYLSGLEGVELKEIPFHEGRVSLQVLEDSIDDSVAAVLIQHPNFFGQLEEMEAIAQWVHAEGGLLVMAVDPISLGILKTPGEYQADIAVGEGQALGNTISYGGPYVGFFSTRREMIRQMPGRVVGATMDAEGRSGFCLTLQTREQHIRRERATSNICTNQALNALASAVYMATVGKAGLREVALLCLAKSHAAHEKIKEIPGVDAPFSGSFFKEFVFRLPFPVANFLEDLSRDGLFAGIDLGAYYPELENHLLICVTEQHESEEIDQLVEKIQAAS
- a CDS encoding M28 family peptidase, whose protein sequence is MWKRYKRLLRQFGTMVDAEQVANMKETEVAEWVPGISEARLLGHLKKLVGTRHPTEAPKALQAAADYILSWMKQLGLDPIEEYFGGDEGKAYVNLIGSQSGSRADQEVLDVGAHYDTVVETDGADDNASGLAVLLEVARILSPMRGRRTLQFVAFSMEETGFLGSRHYVREIRKNKLPLWGEIVLECVGYTDRRPGSQRTPAGFPFSLPYQGDFIGLVGNERAAQIKEAFESAAVCYSPSLPVISLLVPGNGALFLDARRSDHVPFWDQGYRAVMLTDIADFRNPHYHQKSDCLETLDLSFIAAIARTLAAAVIDLAGLGLPTESSR
- a CDS encoding phosphoribosylformylglycinamidine cyclo-ligase, whose product is MAGMTYKSSGVDIKAGDRFVREISPMARSTFRPEVLTELGGFSGLFALRAKRYKNPVLVSGTDGVGTKLKVAFMANRHDTVGIDLVAMCVNDIIVSGAEPLFFLDYLACGKLLPKKMLAVVKGISEGCRQAGCALLGGETAEMPSFYPKGEYDLAGFSVGVVEKKEIIHGKKIRPKDLLIGLASSGLHSNGYSLVRRVLFEKKGMKIQDRLPDLDGTLGEVLLTPTIIYVKAFLKLKQRIKIKGAAHITGGGLTGNIPRVLPEGCAALIRRNQWKVPPIFEILKKSGRIDTEKMYTYFNMGIGMVLVVSPGDLDKALSLLKRLRQQAFLIGEVIRGDQEVRYV
- a CDS encoding hybrid sensor histidine kinase/response regulator, which codes for MQEIFQYKDYPILFVDAEASALIAFKDLFKEEFTVYTANTSAEALQFINDHPDLALIISDQEMPDMNGVELLQRIAEKHPDTVRMLITAYKDMERVRKTMNEGEIYRYIAKPYNVDELTQTLIQGIERYYLMKERDLLYAEKMETLNKIARTHRLTAIGTLAAGMAHEINNPLVAIKTFLQMIPEKYDEAKKDSEFWVKFYNVALGETQRIQQLISRLLHYSKNPEEETLDLRRIDINLLIEETITLLDNEAKKKGLKIQRNLSPDLPACVADHGKLRQVFLNIMLNSIQGTEQGHILISTSLGKDEVDQNRVNIIVEDTGIGISEENIGKLFKPFFTTKRNEGSGLGLMMCLHIIEEHRGLIDVQSELGKGTKVSVLVPLDPTSYNRRRGESPPPQNQ
- the gcvT gene encoding glycine cleavage system aminomethyltransferase GcvT, with the translated sequence MKKTPLYEIHVESGAKMVPFSGWEMPLSYTGVPDEHRNVRSAVGLFDVSHMGRFELSGKGAEAYLEHMTPRPIYRMQRRGAQYSMLLKPDGGIIDDIYIYKKGVDRFLLIVNSANSEKDFRWLRQNLPADSQFILQNVTAETALVALQGPKSWEVLGRILPEGTDEISLRKFVEAETLPAPEAKILIARTGYTGEKGYELVIPGDVAAKVWNALMEAGKGAGILPVGLGARDTLRLEMAYPLYGNDIDETTMPLQAGLERFIDFEKDFVGKEALLQEKEKGLGRKLICFELLVGGIPRSGQLIYSDQKEVGKVTSGNYSPSMRKGIGMGYVDLPFCDEGGELLIDIRGKVAPAVIVKKPFYKKKR
- a CDS encoding NUDIX hydrolase, with translation MKKEIYRGDAIRLFVETVDLPNGLTIELDIVRHPGASAVVPLREDGVVILIRQFRYAAGGYLYEIPAGKLSAGESPETCARREVEEEIGYRVAHLEKLTTIFTAPGFCDEQIHLYLGTGLSLCPQRLEEDEVIEIVEMPFPEVMQKIEDQTIRDAKSLVALQMAYGRVRR
- a CDS encoding glycine dehydrogenase subunit 2: MAERLIFEKSVEGRRAVTFPTEALEGFSVDQVLPKEFQREIPLPLPEVSENELMRHYTRLSQDNYGVDTGFYPLGSCTMKYNPKINEDVARFPGFSQVHPLQPREASQGALELIYELEQMLAEISGMAGISLQPAAGAQGELTGMLITRAYHQQQGRIRKKVVIPDSAHGTNPASAHLAGFTVQTVRSNRNGLLDVDDLAKVVDEDTAALMLTNPNTLGLFERQIEEIVRIVHDAGALMYLDGANLNALLGLTRPGDMGFDLVHFNLHKTFSTPHGGGGPGAGPVGVAAALIPYLPFPVIQKKEEGYLLESDRPQSIGRVHGFYGNFGILVRAYTYIRRLGAVGLSAVSRNAILNANYLKKKLEGDYPVPMNRSCMHEFIISAKVFREKGIHAWDIGKRLIDYGFYPPTVNFPLIVPEALMIEPTECESRETLDAFVAAMLEIRKEIDQTPEKLLEAPHHRTVGRMNEVQAAKQLNVRYESENNAVT